One stretch of Spirochaetota bacterium DNA includes these proteins:
- a CDS encoding sulfurtransferase TusA family protein, with protein sequence MDVHTLDLKGVKCPFNYVKAKIKLSEMKIGEVLEMFLDDGEPIRNVPKSLEQDGHQVLSIEKSGDVYRVVVRKEV encoded by the coding sequence ATGGATGTTCATACGCTTGACCTTAAAGGTGTGAAATGTCCTTTCAACTATGTGAAGGCAAAGATAAAGTTAAGTGAGATGAAGATAGGTGAAGTTCTTGAGATGTTTCTTGATGATGGTGAGCCTATTAGGAATGTCCCAAAGAGCCTTGAGCAGGATGGGCATCAGGTTCTTAGCATAGAAAAGAGTGGTGATGTTTATAGAGTAGTGGTGAGAAAAGAGGTTTAG
- the cysD gene encoding sulfate adenylyltransferase subunit CysD yields MKRNIDYLDYLEAEAIYILREVAGQFQRPALLFSGGKDSIVLVHLSLKAFRPGKFPYPLVHIDTGHNFPEAIEFRDNLVKEIGETLIVRYVEDTIKQKGIDDATGKLPSRNVLQTYTLLDTIQEFEFDACIGGARREEEKARAKERIFSVRDEFGQWDPKRQRPELWHILNGRIKKGENVRVFPLSNWTELDIWNYILRENIKLPSIYFAHYRDCIYYKGRLVAVSPFIRIDPEDKIVNKKVRFRTVGDMTCTAAIESDADTVEKIIQELISTNISERGATRLDDTISETAMEDRKKIGYF; encoded by the coding sequence ATGAAGAGGAATATTGACTATCTTGACTATCTAGAAGCTGAGGCTATATATATCTTGAGAGAGGTTGCAGGTCAATTTCAAAGACCTGCGCTTTTATTTTCTGGTGGTAAAGACTCAATCGTTCTAGTTCATCTTTCACTTAAAGCTTTCAGACCTGGAAAGTTTCCTTATCCACTCGTTCATATAGACACAGGACATAACTTTCCAGAAGCTATTGAATTCAGAGACAATCTTGTGAAGGAGATAGGTGAAACATTGATCGTTAGGTATGTTGAGGATACGATAAAGCAAAAAGGTATTGATGATGCTACAGGAAAACTTCCCAGTAGGAATGTTTTACAGACATACACACTATTAGACACGATACAGGAGTTTGAGTTTGACGCTTGTATAGGGGGTGCTAGGAGAGAAGAAGAGAAGGCAAGAGCTAAAGAGAGGATATTTTCAGTAAGAGATGAGTTTGGACAGTGGGATCCTAAAAGACAGAGACCAGAACTCTGGCACATACTAAATGGTAGAATAAAGAAGGGAGAAAACGTTAGAGTTTTTCCTTTGAGTAATTGGACTGAACTTGATATATGGAACTACATCTTGAGGGAGAACATTAAACTACCATCAATATACTTCGCACATTACAGGGATTGTATATACTACAAGGGCAGGTTAGTTGCTGTATCACCTTTTATTAGGATTGATCCTGAGGACAAGATAGTGAATAAGAAAGTAAGGTTTAGAACTGTTGGAGATATGACTTGCACTGCTGCTATTGAGAGTGATGCGGATACTGTTGAGAAGATAATACAAGAACTCATATCCACGAACATAAGCGAGCGAGGAGCAACTAGACTTGATGATACCATTTCAGAAACCGCTATGGAAGATAGAAAGAAGATTGGATACTTTTAG
- the cobA gene encoding uroporphyrinogen-III C-methyltransferase — protein MKGIVYIVGSGPGDKNLITVKGAKILSQCDVVVYDYLCGEDVLEYCKDNCEKICAETFSKDHSLDRIRGLCDFIISRVREGKKVVRLKGGDPSIFGRLHEEEKILKDNGIEYRVVPGVTAGTAAACMLGISLTSREFAPKVAFITGHESQDKRISFIDWEKISSRETLVLYMSVERIGEIAENLMNVSKLSPDTPVLAIRNISRLDQRYIVSNLGNIQKDVIEHKITPPTIFIIGDVIRYEEQLNWYKSQKKILFTGISEERFFEDGIIFHLPMVRIVPLEDYSELESYIKRVANKEFDWVVFCSRYGVYYFFKTLYNLKMDTRVLSGVKIAAIGASTSNALKNYGVIAELVPTEESSEGLLEVFKNVPRGKIFLPRSDLSDKGLGDGFSKLGFYVEECYAYRNIMPDNLPDIDFSLIDTIIFTSPSTVRNFVRRYGYIPLDKEIRCIGPKTSRELEKYLNANPSYRHHQSS, from the coding sequence ATGAAAGGAATAGTGTATATAGTTGGTAGTGGTCCCGGGGATAAAAACCTGATAACCGTGAAGGGTGCTAAGATTCTCTCACAGTGTGATGTCGTTGTTTATGACTATTTGTGTGGCGAGGATGTCTTGGAGTATTGTAAGGATAATTGTGAGAAAATCTGTGCTGAAACGTTTTCAAAGGATCACTCGCTAGATAGGATAAGAGGATTGTGTGATTTCATAATTTCTAGGGTAAGGGAAGGTAAGAAGGTAGTAAGACTCAAGGGAGGTGATCCTTCTATCTTCGGGAGACTTCATGAGGAGGAGAAAATACTCAAGGATAATGGTATTGAGTACAGGGTTGTTCCTGGTGTCACTGCTGGAACTGCGGCTGCGTGTATGTTAGGAATCTCTCTAACAAGTAGAGAGTTTGCTCCAAAAGTAGCATTTATAACAGGACATGAGTCTCAAGATAAAAGAATATCATTCATTGACTGGGAGAAAATAAGTAGTAGAGAAACACTTGTTTTGTATATGAGCGTTGAGAGGATCGGTGAGATAGCAGAAAATCTGATGAATGTATCAAAACTTTCTCCAGATACACCAGTTTTGGCAATCAGGAATATCTCAAGACTTGATCAGAGATATATTGTATCTAATCTGGGTAATATACAGAAGGATGTTATAGAGCATAAGATAACTCCTCCTACAATCTTTATAATAGGTGATGTTATAAGATATGAGGAGCAACTCAATTGGTATAAATCTCAGAAAAAAATACTATTCACTGGTATATCTGAAGAAAGGTTCTTTGAGGATGGTATAATATTTCATCTTCCTATGGTTAGGATAGTGCCTCTTGAGGATTACTCAGAACTTGAGAGTTACATAAAGAGAGTAGCAAATAAAGAGTTTGATTGGGTTGTCTTTTGTAGTAGATATGGGGTCTATTATTTTTTCAAGACACTTTACAACCTTAAGATGGATACAAGAGTGTTGAGTGGAGTGAAGATAGCAGCGATTGGGGCTTCAACTTCAAATGCACTCAAAAACTATGGTGTGATAGCAGAACTAGTCCCGACTGAAGAATCTTCAGAAGGATTACTTGAAGTATTCAAAAATGTGCCGAGAGGTAAGATATTTCTCCCAAGGTCTGACCTTTCGGACAAAGGATTAGGTGATGGATTTAGTAAGCTCGGATTTTATGTAGAGGAGTGCTACGCTTACAGAAACATTATGCCAGATAACCTACCAGATATTGACTTTTCGCTCATTGATACGATAATATTCACTTCGCCTTCAACAGTGAGAAACTTTGTAAGGAGGTATGGTTACATACCTCTTGATAAAGAAATAAGATGTATAGGTCCAAAAACTAGTAGAGAGTTAGAAAAATACCTTAATGCTAACCCATCTTATCGTCATCATCAGAGTTCTTGA
- a CDS encoding GTP-binding protein, with amino-acid sequence MVEVLKFFTCGNVDDGKSTLIGRLLYDSGAISSDLIEALSRRGNRPPNAEIDLALITDGLKAEREQGITIDVAYKYFSTPKRKFILVDTPGHFQYTRNMITGASSCDLGIIIVDARNGLTEQTKRHIIISSLLEIPHLLVCVNKMDIVGYSKEVFDRVSSDIINFFKKVDKHYITVIPVSAYLGDNVVVKSENMPWYEGPTVMEFLENIEIEYEDFDKTRFQVQYVMKPSSSDGLYDYRGYAGRVLSGTYRVGDRVVILPEGFTTRITKIESNLKDVSEISSPYNCIIHLEDDIDISRGAYIVREGEEPIVSNEFVSYIFWMDDRKKLTEGEKFLLMNGSNTTKCVVKEIVNKIDINTLEEVEQKEIGVNEIAKLLIKTAQPICYDYYSDYRWTGCFILVNEVNNSTVAGGIIING; translated from the coding sequence ATGGTTGAAGTTTTGAAATTCTTCACTTGTGGTAATGTTGATGATGGTAAAAGCACTCTCATAGGTAGGCTTCTGTATGATAGCGGCGCTATATCCTCTGATTTAATTGAGGCACTTTCAAGGAGAGGTAATAGACCACCAAATGCCGAGATAGATTTGGCGCTGATAACCGATGGATTAAAGGCGGAGAGAGAACAAGGCATAACCATAGATGTTGCATACAAATATTTCTCTACTCCTAAGAGAAAGTTTATACTCGTTGATACTCCAGGTCACTTCCAATACACTAGGAATATGATAACAGGTGCTTCATCTTGTGATTTGGGTATCATAATAGTTGATGCTAGAAATGGACTTACAGAGCAGACAAAAAGACACATAATTATTTCATCACTACTTGAGATACCACATCTGCTCGTCTGTGTTAATAAGATGGATATAGTAGGATACAGTAAAGAAGTCTTTGATAGAGTATCTTCGGACATCATCAACTTTTTTAAAAAGGTTGATAAACATTACATAACAGTTATACCTGTTAGTGCCTACTTGGGTGATAATGTTGTTGTGAAATCAGAGAATATGCCTTGGTATGAAGGACCTACGGTTATGGAATTCCTTGAGAATATTGAGATTGAATATGAAGATTTTGATAAGACTAGGTTTCAGGTCCAGTATGTTATGAAACCGAGTAGTTCGGATGGTCTTTACGATTACAGAGGATATGCGGGAAGAGTTCTATCTGGAACATATAGAGTAGGAGATAGGGTTGTTATCTTACCCGAAGGTTTCACAACTAGAATTACAAAAATTGAGTCAAACTTAAAAGATGTTTCAGAAATAAGCTCTCCATATAACTGTATAATCCACCTAGAAGATGATATAGACATATCCAGAGGTGCTTATATCGTGAGAGAGGGTGAAGAGCCAATTGTTAGCAACGAATTTGTGTCTTACATATTCTGGATGGACGATAGGAAGAAACTTACAGAGGGAGAAAAGTTTTTACTTATGAACGGCAGTAATACTACAAAGTGTGTTGTGAAAGAGATAGTAAATAAGATTGACATCAACACTCTTGAAGAGGTAGAGCAAAAAGAGATAGGGGTTAATGAAATAGCAAAACTATTAATAAAAACAGCACAACCTATATGCTATGATTACTACTCCGACTACCGATGGACTGGTTGTTTCATACTCGTAAATGAAGTTAATAACAGCACTGTTGCAGGAGGTATAATCATAAATGGATAA
- a CDS encoding nitrite/sulfite reductase produces the protein MVQEYLDIFDIHKGVDIEAEIMEIEDVIQRFLSGRLSPEKFLSFRLTHGIYGVRHYPEGMHMVRIKLPQGIINSDQLRATALMVENYAGSGVAHITTRQDLQLHYVKLENIPSLFRDMARVGLTSKEACGNTVRNITASPFTGISKDEVFDVLPYAMYMTRYFLRHPLTLTLPRKFKIAWSESEKDWGMVKIHDMGFVAQKRVIDGKEVKGFKFYVGGGLGAIPMPAHLLTDFIDTENVYYLAEAVIRVFHREGERKLRSKARIKFLVARLGVEEFKKRVFEEYERVKRHINIKEDLERYIQNFPHPAPFVNGREGGKKVQNVSPSEVEKYQNLKNTPEYSNWLSNDVYEQRQEGYSAVMIRVPLGNLKPDDLRFIARLSEDYGAGYAVATQRQDILLPWVKNELLVGVFGSLKEHGFITQSTLPLITSCPGAYSCKLAVTYPYNLAEAIANEVNDLMGVRINISGCPNSCGQHHIGDIGFSGNALENQDGVIPHYLMYVGGYPYEETGIIGNALVKIPSKNVPKVVDRMLTIYKNERQDSESFRDFIKRIGIDRVRKEIAEYTKVASKSENPELYRDWGQNRDFAIEAAKRGECAGSLLDIISISIFEALREVYEAEGDLQDEDYQTVIQKSFNAVVGCCKALLYLKGLELQEPLEILQKYKELIIPDRILPKVYDTIADEAVEWMKNISKFDKETTEKVFDKVSLFLKDVDKAFLRLTPELKIEALKNSDDDDKMG, from the coding sequence ATGGTTCAAGAGTATCTTGACATATTTGACATACACAAGGGAGTGGATATAGAAGCGGAGATAATGGAGATAGAGGATGTAATCCAGAGGTTTTTATCAGGCAGGTTAAGTCCTGAAAAGTTTTTATCATTCAGGCTAACACACGGAATATACGGTGTTAGGCACTACCCCGAAGGTATGCACATGGTTAGAATAAAGTTACCACAGGGTATAATAAACTCTGATCAGTTACGAGCAACTGCGCTTATGGTTGAAAACTACGCTGGAAGCGGTGTTGCACACATAACAACGAGGCAAGATTTACAACTACACTATGTTAAACTTGAGAATATACCTTCTTTATTTAGGGACATGGCTAGGGTAGGACTTACATCAAAAGAAGCTTGCGGCAATACGGTTAGAAACATTACAGCATCACCTTTTACGGGAATATCTAAAGATGAAGTTTTTGATGTATTACCTTACGCTATGTATATGACTAGGTATTTCTTAAGACATCCTCTGACACTTACGCTACCTAGGAAGTTTAAGATAGCATGGTCTGAGTCGGAAAAGGACTGGGGAATGGTAAAGATACACGATATGGGGTTCGTTGCTCAGAAGAGAGTTATTGATGGTAAGGAAGTAAAGGGATTTAAGTTTTATGTTGGTGGTGGTTTAGGTGCTATACCTATGCCTGCTCATTTACTTACGGACTTCATAGATACAGAGAATGTCTATTACCTTGCGGAGGCGGTTATAAGGGTCTTCCACAGAGAGGGTGAAAGAAAGTTGAGGAGTAAAGCAAGGATAAAGTTTCTTGTAGCGAGGTTAGGAGTAGAAGAGTTTAAAAAGCGTGTATTTGAAGAGTATGAGAGAGTGAAGAGACATATCAATATAAAGGAAGATTTAGAAAGGTATATTCAGAACTTCCCACATCCAGCACCATTTGTTAACGGCAGAGAAGGCGGTAAGAAGGTTCAAAATGTTAGTCCGTCCGAAGTAGAAAAGTATCAAAACCTCAAGAATACTCCAGAATATTCAAACTGGTTATCAAATGACGTTTATGAACAAAGACAGGAAGGATACAGTGCAGTTATGATAAGAGTTCCACTTGGTAACCTTAAGCCTGATGATCTGAGGTTCATTGCCAGATTATCTGAAGACTACGGTGCTGGTTATGCAGTAGCAACTCAAAGACAAGACATACTCTTGCCTTGGGTCAAGAACGAACTACTCGTTGGTGTATTCGGAAGTCTTAAGGAGCATGGGTTTATAACACAATCCACCTTGCCGCTGATAACATCCTGCCCTGGAGCATACTCCTGTAAACTAGCAGTTACATATCCATATAACCTTGCTGAAGCGATAGCAAATGAAGTAAATGACCTTATGGGGGTTAGGATAAATATCTCCGGTTGTCCAAACTCTTGCGGACAACATCATATAGGTGATATCGGATTTTCAGGAAATGCATTAGAGAACCAGGATGGAGTTATACCTCACTATCTTATGTATGTTGGTGGATACCCCTATGAAGAAACTGGTATAATAGGGAATGCTCTTGTGAAGATACCTTCAAAGAATGTTCCAAAGGTTGTAGATAGAATGCTAACGATATACAAAAATGAGAGACAAGATTCTGAAAGTTTTAGAGATTTTATAAAAAGAATAGGTATTGACAGAGTAAGGAAGGAGATAGCAGAATACACTAAAGTGGCATCCAAAAGTGAAAATCCTGAATTGTATAGAGACTGGGGACAGAATAGAGATTTCGCTATAGAAGCGGCAAAGAGAGGTGAATGTGCAGGAAGTCTTCTTGATATAATCTCAATATCAATATTTGAAGCATTGCGAGAGGTATACGAAGCAGAAGGAGACCTACAGGATGAAGATTATCAGACGGTTATTCAAAAGTCGTTCAACGCTGTAGTAGGTTGTTGTAAAGCACTACTCTACCTCAAAGGACTTGAACTGCAAGAACCACTAGAAATACTCCAAAAGTATAAGGAACTTATCATACCAGACAGGATACTACCAAAAGTATATGATACGATCGCAGATGAAGCAGTTGAATGGATGAAGAATATTTCCAAGTTTGATAAGGAGACAACCGAAAAGGTATTTGACAAAGTATCACTATTCCTTAAAGATGTAGATAAGGCATTCTTGAGGCTTACTCCTGAACTGAAGATAGAAGCGCTCAAGAACTCTGATGATGACGATAAGATGGGTTAG
- the hemA gene encoding glutamyl-tRNA reductase — MYLVFGISHKTARIDIRERYFATSSLLEEYYRRLTIMDEVVIIPTCNRFEVYGYLNEKLSLESVKDYLFKTFNILPSDRKYFYFITSEDAIDHLFRVVSGIDSKFIGECQIHDQVKKSYYYSLGIGRTGYFLNKLFQRALFVSGKIRSSIPISSKVSLGSIVRSRISENFEAPRVLLIGTGEIALHLLKYLRALTKDITIASTRHLERAVEISKKFSIKYCNFEDVRYLIDSSDVLITATSCPFKIVDDTFFTNRISKILIFDLSVPRNVMIENLKPNIVVYNIDNLNDERNHNLSHREEMFESSRKIISVEVSKFMEGIKCDLMKRNVVIGSRGSNLAKKQVEEFINKLLEKVPSLRIRFDIKYYNTTGDIDKNTPIYKIEGSDFFTDLIEQALIDHEIDIAVHSAKDLPDIHKDGIITIALTSSEDRTDCLVVREDLKGYTLSTLPKGSVIGVSSRRRIEQIRSLRPDLITKDIRGNIEERLAKLDSGEYDGVIMATIALKRLGLTNRISEILDTKVFDTHPLQGSLAIQIRNSDIRKFSFLLKIDSRRKIVFDTPYSDLEDKLVYYVNKYYWQKFIAFKRNFLSNPDKIIKVDTVEYINDETDSIISKVKYLLKH; from the coding sequence ATGTATCTAGTTTTTGGTATTAGTCATAAGACGGCAAGAATTGATATAAGAGAGAGATACTTCGCTACTTCCTCTCTTCTTGAGGAATACTACCGAAGGCTAACTATTATGGATGAGGTAGTTATAATACCAACTTGTAATAGGTTTGAGGTGTATGGATATTTGAACGAGAAGTTAAGTTTGGAATCTGTTAAAGATTATCTATTCAAGACATTCAACATTCTACCTAGTGATAGGAAGTATTTTTATTTCATAACCTCTGAAGATGCTATTGATCATCTTTTTAGGGTTGTGAGTGGAATAGATTCCAAGTTTATTGGTGAATGTCAGATTCACGATCAAGTCAAGAAAAGTTATTACTATTCCTTGGGGATTGGGAGAACAGGATATTTCTTGAACAAACTCTTTCAGAGAGCATTATTCGTATCTGGTAAAATCAGAAGCAGTATTCCTATATCAAGTAAAGTATCTCTAGGTAGCATAGTCCGAAGTAGAATCTCAGAAAATTTTGAAGCTCCTAGAGTATTGCTAATAGGCACAGGTGAAATAGCCTTACACTTGTTGAAGTATTTGAGGGCATTGACGAAAGATATAACTATTGCTTCAACTAGGCATCTGGAGAGAGCAGTTGAAATATCAAAAAAGTTTTCTATTAAGTATTGTAATTTTGAGGATGTTAGGTATTTGATTGATAGTTCAGATGTTTTGATAACTGCTACTAGTTGTCCTTTTAAGATTGTTGATGATACTTTCTTTACAAATAGAATATCAAAGATTCTGATATTTGACCTTTCGGTTCCTAGAAATGTTATGATTGAAAATTTAAAACCCAATATTGTTGTATATAATATTGATAACTTGAATGACGAGAGGAATCATAATTTGTCTCATAGAGAGGAAATGTTTGAAAGTTCAAGAAAGATAATTAGCGTTGAGGTGAGCAAGTTTATGGAGGGCATTAAGTGTGATCTTATGAAGAGGAATGTTGTTATAGGTAGTCGTGGTAGCAACCTGGCGAAAAAGCAGGTTGAGGAGTTTATAAATAAACTTCTAGAGAAGGTTCCTTCCTTGAGAATAAGATTTGATATTAAGTATTACAATACTACTGGTGATATTGATAAAAATACTCCTATTTACAAGATAGAAGGAAGTGATTTTTTTACTGACCTAATTGAGCAAGCTCTTATTGACCATGAGATTGATATAGCAGTCCATAGCGCTAAAGACCTACCAGATATACACAAAGACGGTATAATAACGATAGCACTGACTTCATCAGAGGATAGAACTGATTGCTTGGTTGTAAGGGAAGACCTAAAAGGTTATACCCTTTCAACACTCCCGAAGGGATCTGTAATAGGTGTATCAAGTAGGAGAAGGATAGAACAGATAAGATCCTTAAGACCAGACCTCATAACAAAAGATATAAGAGGAAATATAGAGGAGAGGCTTGCTAAACTTGACAGTGGTGAATATGATGGTGTAATTATGGCAACAATAGCACTGAAAAGACTTGGACTTACGAACAGGATTTCAGAAATACTTGATACAAAAGTGTTTGATACTCATCCACTACAAGGTTCTCTTGCGATACAGATAAGAAACAGCGATATTAGAAAGTTTTCTTTCCTTCTAAAGATTGACAGTAGGAGAAAGATTGTTTTTGATACTCCTTATAGTGATCTAGAAGATAAATTGGTGTATTATGTTAATAAGTATTATTGGCAGAAGTTTATAGCGTTCAAGAGGAATTTCCTTTCAAACCCTGATAAGATAATAAAGGTAGATACGGTAGAATACATTAACGATGAAACTGATAGTATCATTAGCAAGGTCAAATATCTTTTGAAGCATTGA
- a CDS encoding inorganic phosphate transporter — translation MDNFLWELSLFLVSSLWAISMGASGFSVSFATLYSTKRVGLLMCMLLFTVFLLIGAVFVGGEVAKTLSSKIIPKEVLSTKKWLVVIILFSAGVNLFVSNLLKVPSSTSIIIMTSFLGAGLYLWNVYWNTFILSLVVFISSFVLTYFSTFFLTKLFYPPRYSNLWVYEKLLNKKEFLFILVLVTSIYNAFSIGTNNVSNVVGPVAATDIMGEFEGFILFSLLFGLGALLMGKRVIKTVGDEIVPMGVVSASIVSIVSSTFTVLSSLIGLPFPTVIVVASSIIAVSTVKKEISHLYSLKSPLTKKILIVWTFSTILPTITTYLMCHLFSSLGLI, via the coding sequence ATGGATAACTTTTTGTGGGAACTATCTCTATTTCTTGTCTCATCGCTTTGGGCAATATCTATGGGGGCTAGCGGGTTTTCAGTTTCATTTGCCACTCTATACTCAACCAAGAGAGTTGGACTACTAATGTGTATGTTATTATTCACGGTATTTTTGCTCATTGGTGCAGTATTTGTAGGAGGAGAGGTTGCTAAAACACTATCCTCAAAGATTATACCAAAAGAAGTGCTTTCAACGAAAAAGTGGCTCGTTGTTATAATACTCTTTTCGGCTGGGGTTAACCTATTCGTATCAAACCTTCTCAAGGTTCCATCATCTACAAGTATAATAATCATGACATCTTTTCTTGGTGCAGGGTTATACCTGTGGAATGTGTATTGGAATACCTTTATCTTATCATTGGTCGTGTTTATATCTTCGTTCGTGCTAACATACTTCTCAACTTTCTTCCTAACAAAACTGTTCTATCCTCCAAGGTATTCAAACCTATGGGTTTATGAGAAATTGCTTAATAAGAAAGAGTTTTTATTTATACTAGTTCTAGTAACATCAATATACAACGCATTCTCAATAGGAACGAATAATGTATCAAATGTGGTAGGACCTGTGGCTGCTACTGATATTATGGGAGAGTTTGAAGGGTTTATACTATTCTCTCTCCTTTTCGGACTAGGTGCTTTGCTTATGGGTAAAAGAGTTATAAAAACTGTTGGAGATGAGATAGTTCCTATGGGTGTAGTATCTGCATCTATTGTGTCAATAGTTAGTTCAACATTTACTGTCCTATCTTCACTCATAGGATTACCGTTTCCTACTGTGATAGTTGTTGCTTCATCCATAATAGCAGTAAGCACTGTGAAGAAAGAGATCTCACACCTATACTCTCTCAAAAGCCCACTAACTAAAAAGATACTCATAGTCTGGACATTCTCAACTATACTCCCAACAATCACAACATACCTTATGTGCCATTTATTCTCATCGTTGGGGTTGATATGA